One window of Deltaproteobacteria bacterium genomic DNA carries:
- a CDS encoding zinc ribbon domain-containing protein: MPIYEYLCQDCGRVSSFIVLSLRTPFHPECQRCQSRKMTKLISRVARVRSEESRLESLADPAKLGDIDENNPASMARWMKRMGKELGEDLGEDFDSMVDEAMAEEGKGREEASGDKEDEF; encoded by the coding sequence ATGCCCATCTATGAATACCTCTGTCAGGATTGTGGCCGAGTTTCCAGTTTTATCGTTCTAAGCCTACGGACCCCTTTCCATCCCGAATGCCAAAGGTGTCAAAGCCGTAAGATGACCAAGCTCATTTCCCGGGTGGCCCGGGTGCGCTCCGAGGAGAGCCGCCTGGAATCCCTGGCCGATCCCGCCAAGCTGGGCGATATCGACGAGAACAACCCCGCCAGCATGGCCCGCTGGATGAAGCGGATGGGCAAAGAATTAGGGGAGGACTTGGGCGAAGATTTTGACTCCATGGTGGATGAAGCCATGGCGGAAGAAGGCAAGGGCCGAGAGGAGGCTTCTGGGGACAAAGAAGATGAATTTTAG